One Scyliorhinus canicula chromosome 9, sScyCan1.1, whole genome shotgun sequence DNA segment encodes these proteins:
- the bcar1 gene encoding breast cancer anti-estrogen resistance protein 1 isoform X5: MEQDEYDILPSRNPPPSTLQEIYDVPPTRGGMESSSNPYGQEVYDTPPMAMKGPNNRDKSQEIYDVPPSVEMNLQHKVHAQQIVYDIPPSVSKDVPDGPFSEDTYDIPPSFSHRTTKGTDSMRYMPPPTPTAHDNFPIDDVYDVPPLTGQLSDTSNGQEIYDVPPSHKIPLGYQTSLQDVYDFPRDLGVPTSGGKVILNEVSEGDYIYDVPPQVCRDATTEEVTNNFKRLSASSTGSTRSNISTSSLDVIPVKESSVSPKPSSKELNLDLETAMEMLAKHQQNVETSIASLMSFVVTSWRNRELMEANAQDIKTAVERVKNSVKELLEFARGAVANSTQATDRTLHTKLSKQVHKMDEVYQLLLKHSQALDNCNWALNVLIMSKQNSADDLDRFVMYSRGIPDDTKQLASFLHGNASLLFKRTKSQQGDNKPAVPPSGLESSSHSTNNNNISNCQTGLSDKANIQARPLPSPPRYTAEESPDTQYENNGSGWMEDYDYVHLQGKEEFEKTQKELLEKENIIRQGKAQLEQQQVKQFERLEQEVTRPIENDLSNWTPTHPYGQVKSKLSSSDKQLLLFYSEQCELNITTLINAIDAFFTSIHTNQPPKIFVAHSKFVILSAHKLVFIGDTLSRQAKSQEVRNKVTHYSNLLCEVLKHIVITTKTAALQYPSCSAAKEMMDRVTELSHCTHQFKMVLGQLAAL; the protein is encoded by the exons ATGGAACAAGATGAATACGACATCCTACCATCGAGAAATCCTCCCCCTTCCACTTTGCAGGAGATTTACGATGTGCCTCCAACCAGAGGCGGAATGGAATCTTCTAGCAATCCGTATGGACAGGAG GTATATGATACTCCACCCATGGCAATGAAGGGTCCAAACAACAGAGATAAGTCCCAGGAAATTTATGATGTACCCCCCAGTGTAGAAATGAATCTGCAGCACAAGGTCCACGCTCAACAAATA GTTTATGATATTCCCCCATCTGTAAGCAAAGATGTTCCAGATGGACCCTTCTCTGAAGATACATACGACATTCCACCATCATTCTCTCACAGGACAACAAAGGGTACAGATTCCATGAGATATATGCCACCTCCGACCCCCACAGCACATGACAACTTTCCAATTGATGATGTGTATGACGTGCCTCCACTGACAGGGCAACTATCAGACACATCCAATGGTCAGGAAATCTATGATGTTCCTCCTAGCCACAAAATACCTTTGGGATATCAGACATCTCTCCAGGATGTGTATGATTTCCCACGGGATCTGGGGGTTCCAACCTCTGGAGGGAAGGTCATCTTGAATGAGGTATCCGAGGGAGATTATATTTATGATGTGCCTCCTCAGGTGTGCAGGGATGCCACAACAGAAGAGGTCACCAACAACTTCAAGAGACTTTCAGCTTCCAGCACGGGCAGCACCAGGAGCAACATTTCGACCTCTTCACTCGATGTCATTCCTGTTAAAGAGTCTTCTGTCTCGCCCAAGCCAAGCAGTAAGGAGCTCAACCTGGATCTGGAAACAGCAATGGAGATGCTGGCGAAGCACCAGCAGAATGTGGAGACCTCCATCGCCAGTCTCATGTCCTTCGTTGTCACCAGCTGGAGGAATCGTGAGCTCATGGAGGCCAACGCCCAGGACATCAAGACAGcggtggagagagtgaagaatTCTGTGAAAGAGCTATTGGAGTTTGCCCGTGGAGCggttgcaaattccacacaagcGACCGACCGCACTTTGCACACGAAGCTGAGCAAGCAGGTGCACAAAATGGACGAGGTCTACCAGcttctcctcaaacacagtcaggCTCTGGACAACTGTAACTGGGCGCtaaatgttttaattatgagcAAGCAAAACTCTGCCGATGATCTGGACCGATTTGTGATGTACTCGCGAGGTATCCCCGATGACACCAAACAGCTTGCCTCTTTCCTCCACGGCAATGCCTCGTTGCTCTTCAAACGGACAAAGTCGCAGCAAGGAGATAACAAGCCTGCCGTGCCCCCTTCTGGCCTCGAGAGCAGCAGCCACTCGACAAACAACAATAACATATCAAACTGTCAGACTGGACTCTCAGACAAGGCCAATATTCAGGCAAGGCCGCTACCATCTCCGCCAAGATATACAGCTGAAGAGTCACCAGACACTCAGTATGAAAACAACGGCAGTGGGTGGATGGAGGACTACGACTACGTTCACTTGCAG GGGAAAGAAGAGTTTGAGAAAACACAGAAAGAGTTGTTGGAGAAAGAGAATATAATACGACAAGGCAAAGCTCAGCTAGAGCAGCAGCAG GTTAAACAATTTGAACGTCTGGAACAAGAGGTAACAAGACCTATTGAGAATGACCTCTCAAACTGGACCCCAACACACCCCTATGGACAGGTTAAGAGCAAGCTGAGCTCCTCGGACAAGCAGCTCCTCTTGTTTTACTCAGAACAGTGCGAGTTGAACATTACCACATTGATCAATGCCATTGATGCCTTCTTCACATCCATTCACACCAACCAACCTCCGAAGATCTTCGTGGCTCACAGCAAGTTTGTCATTCTCAGCGCGCACAAGCTGGTGTTCATTGGGGACACGCTCTCCCGCCAGGCCAAGTCGCAAGAGGTTCGCAATAAAGTCACACACTACAGTAACCTCCTCTGTGAAGTGCTTAAACACATCGTCATCACGACCAAGACAGCCGCCTTGCAATACCCGTCTTGCTCAGCTGCCAAAGAGATGATGGACAGAGTCACTGAACTGTCCCACTGTACACATCAGTTTAAGATGGTTCTAGGACAGTTGGCAGCATTGTAA